In a genomic window of Halalkalicoccus sp. CG83:
- a CDS encoding methyltransferase domain-containing protein: MAQSLDVDKLEREVKTVYREVAESPDEEFHFEMGRPLAERLGYRPEDLDRVPSDAIASFAGVGYHFDLADLQPGDDVLDLGSGSGTDAFIAALHVGETGSVTGLDMTDEQLRKARQLRDDAGFENVSFEKGYIEAVAFDDATFDAVISNGVINLSAEKSRVFTEAHRVLRPGGRLALSDVVSEARMPASIKDDADLWAACIGGAEQIDDYTTTVEAPGFDVAELRANDAYAFTSERAQGACDRYGVKSVSFGARKRGGDDE, encoded by the coding sequence ATGGCTCAATCACTCGACGTCGATAAGCTCGAACGTGAGGTGAAGACGGTCTACCGCGAGGTCGCCGAATCCCCGGACGAGGAGTTCCACTTCGAGATGGGACGACCGCTGGCCGAGCGTCTCGGCTATCGGCCCGAGGACCTCGATCGGGTTCCGAGCGACGCCATCGCCTCCTTCGCCGGCGTGGGCTACCACTTCGACCTCGCCGATCTGCAGCCGGGCGACGACGTGCTCGATCTGGGCAGCGGGTCGGGGACGGACGCGTTCATCGCGGCGCTGCACGTCGGCGAAACCGGCAGCGTGACCGGCCTCGACATGACCGACGAACAGCTGAGAAAGGCACGACAGCTCCGTGACGACGCGGGCTTCGAGAACGTCAGCTTCGAGAAGGGGTACATCGAGGCGGTGGCGTTCGACGACGCGACGTTCGACGCCGTGATCTCGAACGGCGTGATCAACCTCTCGGCGGAGAAGAGCCGTGTCTTCACGGAGGCCCATCGCGTTCTCCGACCGGGCGGCCGACTGGCGCTCTCGGACGTCGTGAGCGAGGCGCGAATGCCCGCGAGCATCAAGGACGACGCGGATCTCTGGGCGGCGTGTATCGGCGGGGCCGAACAGATCGACGACTACACGACGACGGTCGAAGCGCCCGGATTCGACGTCGCCGAACTCCGGGCGAACGACGCGTACGCGTTCACCTCGGAGCGGGCGCAGGGTGCGTGTGACAGATACGGCGTGAAGAGCGTCTCGTTCGGCGCCCGCAAGCGAGGAGGGGACGACGAATGA
- a CDS encoding cupin domain-containing protein — MTDETEPIAGVLRRTVLRASAVAVGTLGTLGTLGTLGTAVADDHGGTGGDDGGNGNGTDEGEDDGDETAEAVDEPDGFEVEILAPHAPFVDDVAAEFTLEFADSEGEPIVVDLDDASTLVVAEVTWTPGGTSGWHRHPGPVLVNVAEGELELVWERDCVPRTYTAGESFLDPGEIHTARNTSDTECARAYAMFLGIPDGEPATVWVPPVDC; from the coding sequence ATGACCGACGAGACCGAACCGATCGCTGGCGTACTGCGCCGAACGGTTCTGCGGGCGAGCGCGGTCGCGGTGGGCACGCTCGGCACGCTCGGCACGCTCGGCACGCTCGGGACCGCTGTTGCAGACGATCACGGGGGGACGGGCGGCGATGACGGAGGCAACGGGAACGGAACGGACGAGGGCGAAGACGACGGCGACGAGACGGCCGAGGCCGTCGACGAGCCCGACGGGTTCGAGGTCGAGATACTCGCCCCGCACGCGCCGTTCGTAGACGACGTCGCCGCGGAATTCACCCTCGAGTTCGCCGACAGCGAGGGGGAACCGATCGTCGTCGATCTGGACGACGCCTCGACGCTCGTCGTCGCCGAGGTGACCTGGACGCCGGGCGGTACCTCCGGCTGGCACCGCCACCCGGGGCCGGTGCTCGTCAACGTCGCCGAAGGGGAACTCGAACTCGTCTGGGAGCGCGACTGCGTCCCGCGCACCTACACGGCGGGCGAGTCGTTCCTCGATCCAGGGGAGATCCACACCGCGAGGAACACGAGCGATACCGAGTGTGCCCGGGCGTACGCGATGTTCCTGGGCATCCCCGACGGCGAGCCGGCGACGGTGTGGGTCCCGCCGGTCGACTGTTGA